In Methanofervidicoccus sp. A16, the sequence CATTATATCCCCGTAAATAAAAATTATAAAAATAACACTACAATCTTTATTTTAGTTATTATTATAGTTAACTTTAATTTAATTATGATTAACATCAATTATAAAGATTCAATTAACCTCCTACACTCCTTAAATAACGGGCAATCCATACATCGAGGACGTCTCTTTTTACACAGAGTCTTTCCCAACTGTACTATAAGAGCATGATATTCCTTATAGAATTCTACATTTCTCGGAATATTATCTTCAAAAAATATACGTATTTTATCGTAATCCATGTTTTTATCTATCATTCCATATCTGCTAAATATCCTCCTTGTATAGTTATCTACTACAAATATAGGCCTATCTAGACTATAAAGGAGTATAGTATCTGCAGTTTCCTTACCTATTCCTTTAAGGGAGAGAAGTTCTTCCCTTAATCTATGGAGATCCTTATCGCATCTTTTTAACTCCTCTGTACTGCCGTAGTTATTAACTATATACTCTGTGGTACTCTTTAGTCTCCTACTCTTTATATTATAGAACCCTGCAGGTCTGATAAGATCCTTTAATCTCTCCAGGGGCATTTCTAGTATTTTCCTTTCGTCTAGTAAGTTGTACCTCTTAAGGTTATCTATGGCCCTCTCTACATTTCTCCAGGAGGTATTTTGAGTTAGTATGGCTCCAACTACAACCTCGTAGGAAGTTTCAGCAGGCCACCAACCTTGAGGTCCAAAATAGGAGAGGAGTCTATTGTAGATAGCCATAAGATCCATTACAAACCCCTCTACAGTAGTTTCAACCTCCCAGTTATTTTATCTATCCTTTCCTCCCTCTCTGGGCCAATGGCTACTGCGGTACATGTTCCAGGTGTCAGTTGGGTTCTTCCAGCATCTCTTATTAAACTACAGGGCAGTCCCTCTAAACAGGCCTCCCGGAATACCTCCATAAGTTCTTTCTCAGAATTTACTTTGACTACAACCTTTTTCTGTCCCTCCCTTAACCACTTTTCCACAACCTCTGGACATTCCTTCTGGGCCTTTATAAATGCTTCGATGGACGCATGGCATGCCTGAGATGCTATCTTTCCTTTACCCATGTTTAGATCTGTTCTGACAACGATAACCTGCTTGTACATGTTCTCCCTATAATTATAGAAAAGATTTTAATACTATATATTACCTCAAATAATTTTTATCATTATTTATCATTATAAATATGTGGTACTATGTACGAGGGAGAGATTGCTATAGGACCTATCCACTCTTCTATCCTTGAACCCCACAGATTGAGATTATTCATAGAGGACGAGATAGTAAAAGATGCAGAACTTACAATTGGAGTTAATTACAGGGGAGTAGAACTACTGATGGAGGGATTACCTCCAGAGAAGGCTACTATTCTAACAGAGAAGATATGTGGTATATGTTCCCACATCCATCTATGGTGTGCAGTTAGGGTTACTGAGATGGGATGCAATATAGAGGTTCCAGAGAGGGCCAACTATATAAGGGTGATAGTTGAGGAGTTGGAGAGATTACACTCTCATACTTTACTCTTTGGTCATGTTTTCGAGGTATTGGGACATGAAACCATGGCAATGAGGGCCTTCATGATCAGGGAACCTATACTTCAGACACTCTTTGAGATAAGTGGAAGTAGGATCCAGTACTCCTGTCCTATAATAGGAGGGATTAGACCAAGGTGCAATAT encodes:
- the pth2 gene encoding peptidyl-tRNA hydrolase Pth2, translated to MYKQVIVVRTDLNMGKGKIASQACHASIEAFIKAQKECPEVVEKWLREGQKKVVVKVNSEKELMEVFREACLEGLPCSLIRDAGRTQLTPGTCTAVAIGPEREERIDKITGRLKLL
- a CDS encoding endonuclease III domain-containing protein, with protein sequence MDLMAIYNRLLSYFGPQGWWPAETSYEVVVGAILTQNTSWRNVERAIDNLKRYNLLDERKILEMPLERLKDLIRPAGFYNIKSRRLKSTTEYIVNNYGSTEELKRCDKDLHRLREELLSLKGIGKETADTILLYSLDRPIFVVDNYTRRIFSRYGMIDKNMDYDKIRIFFEDNIPRNVEFYKEYHALIVQLGKTLCKKRRPRCMDCPLFKECRRLIESL